One genomic segment of Sminthopsis crassicaudata isolate SCR6 chromosome 4, ASM4859323v1, whole genome shotgun sequence includes these proteins:
- the HSPB1 gene encoding heat shock protein beta-1, which translates to MTERRVPFTFQRSPSWDPFRDWYPASSRLFDQSFGLPRLPEDWYQWPGHTSWPGYVRLLPSPVAEQVPAAAAAAPLVPPPPAQAYSRALSRQLSRGISEIQHTADRWRVTLDVNHFAPEELTVKTKDGVVEITGKHEERQDEHGFISRCFTRKYTLPPGVDATSVVSSLSPDGTLSVEAPLPKPAIQSAEVTIPVTFETRAEIGGADAKKSEGAASK; encoded by the exons ATGACGGAGAGACGAGTCCCCTTCACCTTTCAGAGGAGCCCCAGCTGGGACCCGTTCCGGGACTGGTACCCGGCCAGCAGCCGCCTCTTCGACCAGTCGTTCGGGCTGCCCCGCCTGCCGGAGGACTGGTACCAGTGGCCGGGCCACACCAGCTGGCCGGGCTACGTCCGCCTGCTGCCCAGCCCCGTGGCCGAGCAGGtcccggccgccgccgccgccgcgcccCTGGTCCCCCCGCCGCCCGCGCAGGCCTACAGCCGGGCGCTCAGCCGCCAGCTGAGCCGGGGCATATCGGAGATCCAGCACACCGCCGACCGCTGGCGCGTCACCCTCGACGTCAACCACTTCGCCCCCGAGGAGCTCACGGTGAAGACCAAGGATGGGGTGGTGGAGATCACCG GCAAGCATGAAGAGAGACAAGATGAGCACGGCTTCATCTCCAGATGTTTTACTAGGAAATATAC CCTGCCCCCTGGTGTAGACGCCACCTCAGTTGTGTCTTCTCTGTCCCCCGATGGGACGCTGTCTGTGGAAGCCCCTCTGCCCAAGCCTGCCATCCAATCTGCAGAAGTCACTATTCCAGTTACCTTTGAAACCCGTGCTGAGATTGGAGGTGCTGATGCAAAAAAGTCAGAAGGAGCAGCTTCCAAATAG